A window of Peromyscus eremicus chromosome 23, PerEre_H2_v1, whole genome shotgun sequence genomic DNA:
TAAGGATCCGCTCCCTCTAGGTGTTAAAGGGACAGTCCTTTTCTTGCATGCTAGAGTCTTGCTCCAGTGGCCCAGAGTCAGGTCACTGATAAACTAGGGGTATAATGGAGAATTGGTCATGAGAAATGTTTTGTAAGATATGAATTggcaggttggggatttagctcagtggtagagcgcttgcctagcgagcgtaaggccctgagttcggtcctcagctcgggggtgggggtgggggtagggaatATGAATTGGCTTCAGCAGAGTGATCTGGGAAGGTCCCAGAGGGAAATCTTGAGATGGAGGCTAAGAAAGTACCAGTAGTAACTGAGGATTCATCTTGGCAACAGGGAAGTCATTGTGGCTAGGTGAAGGGCACTGGGTCTATAAGCAAGCAAGTGGGCTGGGGCATTCCTCTCCACCGTACGTAGAATGTGTTAGCATTGATTGCAGAGGGCAATGTAGAGGTGCGTCCTCATGCTGCGGGTCCAGCACCTGATGCTCCTGAGATGTGCTGGTCTACACATAGTATCTTCAGCAAGACTTACCCATTGCCACCACAGAGACCCAGCTTTAACTACCATATAGTTCTAATGTTTCTCCTAAAAGTTAGAGTTCCTCAAACCTTCTCTGTGACAGCTCATAGATGTGAAGAGTCAGCAGAATAGTGATTTCCTGGTCTCAATGGATACACTTTAATATCTGGTCCCCCACTCCCTTGGGATGCCACAGGCTGAGATGCCCTAGTACCCTCCCAGCAGCAGTGATGTGTGTGGAGGCAGGACTAGTCGTAGCTTGTCAGACTTTGCCCTCAGCTGGTATGTGAGCAGGCTGGTCCTGGACACTAGAACCACCTGATCCCTTTGCTTCGAGAGACAGTCCTAGCACAGTTCCATGAAGCTATGTGTCCACATTTCCTGCAGGGGAATGCAGCAACAAGGAGTGCCCCTTCCTGCACATTGACCCTGAGTCCAAGATCAAGGACTGCCCTTGGTATGACCGCGGCTTCTGTAAGCATGGTAGGTGACGGGCCTTCCTCAGGTCCACCTGATCCCCTAGGCTACCAGATGATCCTCTTGAGGCATCACTTCCCCTACCCTACCTGGCTCAGCAAAACTTGATGTGCTGTGGCCAGTGAgacttgctgtctgtctgtctgtctgtctgtctgtctatctatctatctatctatctatctatctatctcccttgtggcagagtctcactgtatagcccaagcTCTTTAAACTCAGTTCTCTTCTGttggtctcccaagtgctgggatttcagctgGGCACTACCACGCctgcctgtggagcattttcctACCCTTCATTTCCCTCAAGCCTCCCAAGGAAGCTGTGAGCATGGGGTTCCCACTTGCATTTTTGATAAGCTCAGCATGGAGAGGCTAGGGTGCTGCACACTGTCCCTGCTGAATAAGACAGGAAGCCAGCATTTGAAGCCACTCAGGCTCTCTGTACCTCTGGCAGTCTAAGCAGGGCTCTGACTGGTAGTGGGACACTTAGGCATTGCCTCACTGAAAGGAGATCTGAATGACCTGAATGCTGGGCTTTGCAGGTCCCCTGTGCAGGCACCGGCACACTCGGAGAGTCATTTGTGTGAATTACCTCGTTGGATTCTGCCCTGAGGGACCTTCATGTAAATTCATGCAGTGAGTATCCTGACACCAGCTTTGCTGCTGCCCCTCTGGGGACATCCTAGGTGTAGCTGGGCTTGGGGTCTGGGTggagctgggaggtggggaggagccaCTGCTATGTCTGCTGCTGCGTCTACTTCTAGAGCCCAAAGGCAGCTCTGCCTAGCCCAGCATTTAACCATCTGTGAGCTGTGGGCCATTGAGGAATCTGGTGAAAGCTATGAGCCCTGTATTCCAGAGCAGCTCTCATATAGTACCCTTGTGGGAGTTAGAGATTCACCTGTGTTGGCCCTGAGTTTGGTGTTCCATATACAGTAGTTCATGGACCACAGacaggtggaagagagagaatggTCGTTTCCCATACACAACCCCTGAGGTTCAGGGCTCAGTCAGTGGTGTTGGTAGCTGGTGGTACCTGGTCAAGTGCAGAGCCATTTGGACCTCTGAAGCTGGGCTTTTCTTGTACCACAGGATTAGCATCCTTCTCCTAGTCCATAGCCTTGACTTTGAGAATCTAAGTTCCTTACTAGTTGTGGAATGGGGACTGAAGAGAGCTTTCCCTTTTACTGCTGCTTTAGTCCACATTCCCAACCTGCAGCAGTTGTATAGCTACCTGGTTTGTGTTGTGGTCTCTGCCTTAATGAAGGCAAGTGGCCAGTGCTGCTGCTGGGTCCTGATCCTAGATGAAAACCCTGGAGCTTGCATCTGGTCCAGGGATGCCTGCTTGTCACTGAATAGTGCTTCTGTGCATTGTCAGGAGGTCCTGACCCTCCAATTAGACCACATGGGGAAGGGGCTTCTATGCATGCCTCCTCTTGTGCCCACACAAGTACCAGGAAGACCATGCCTTCCTTTAGAGCAGCACTTGCCCAAGGGCTCCACCATCCATTCTTTCGTGCCAGTCTCGCCCCGGGTCCTAAAGTTTGGGATGTTTTGCTCAGAGGGTAAGTGTGGCTTTCAAAACACCACCTGGCCTAACCTCTCGTGCCCTGTCATCTTCTCTGACTAGCCCTCGATTTGAACTGCCCATGGGAACTACTGAGCAGCCCCCACTACCACAGCAGACACAGCCTCCAGCAAAGGTATTGTACCCTGGTTGCTCCTGGCCACAGTGGCCTCATTATCCACTCAGTGTGAGGTCTGCTATAAACcccccgggggtggggggggcttgTGAGGAGGGTAaagggggaggcaggagagaggcgATGTACTCTCTCATTGCAACAGAAAAATCAGAGCGAAGCAGTTTGCTTCTTTTAGAAATGGAGGGCAGCAAGCCCCAGAGCAGGTGGGAGATGGGTCCGTGTAGCAGAATCACTGTAAACATGGACTGTGCAGTTCTGGCTCAGTGGTGTCTGCTGTGGGAACTGAGCCAGGGCACAGGAACTGGGCCCACATTGGCTGTTCTTGCTTCTGAGCCAGAACCTTCCCTTTACAAAGGAAGAAACTTGGCCTTCTGGAGGGAGGGATTTACCTGATGGGTTACTGTCAAGCAGTGGCAGAAATAAGAGCATGACCAAGATTGACTGATAACTGGTTAGTGTCAGCATGGCCCCAGTGGGGATTACTGTCACAAACAGGAATAAGAGATTAGCCAGCcccactgtcttagtcagggtttatCCCGAAGCACAGGAAAGAGGGAAGTGCCCTGGATAAACGGGGATGTATAGTAGTACTCAAACCAGGGTACCCTGGGCTTGCTGACGAGTGGGCCCAGAGGAAGGGCTGGCCTGAATGACAGGCAGGGCCTTCAGCACCTGTAGATAAGCTGACTGCACTCCAGAAGCCTTACTTCGGCTGGCTTTAAGTCAGGAACCATGTCCCCTTTCAGTCCTTCCATTGCCAGAGCCTAAAGGGGCTGCACAGACCCCACCCTTAGGAGATGGTGGCACCAAGCAAATCAGACTTCCTGAGGAGAGCCAGGCAGTCCCTGGCACAAGTGCAGCTTATAGCCTGGGGGTTCCTAGCTCTAGCCTGACATCTCCTGGGTCAGAGCCAAGATCCCATCTGGTTGGAGGTGCCTAACTCTGGAATCCCCACCTAAGAGCCCCACTCCCCTTTCCCATGTGACTCCCTAGAGGAGGGCCCTCTCAGCCCCTAGACTGTAGGCCAGTGTGTCAGGCTCCAACTGTTTTTCTGTGACTGTTGCTCGCCGTGTAGGCTgctaaacatctggctgaaccaAGCGTTCATCCTGACCTGAAGCTAGAACCTCAAACAAAAGTAAGGCCTGATCATGCCCTCACCCCACTGCCCAGAGACTTCCTCTCGTCtctccatgttttcttttctacttttagttcttgtctttgtgtgtctgcatggtgtTTTTCAGACAGCAGCTCCTGCCATCATCACCAGAACTTTCTTTTCGGCCCACTCTCCTGGGGCAGGCCATTGCAGAAGCCCTCTTCCTGCTGGTCATGCGGGAGAGGTCCTGTCCTCTTTTTTTCTGTCCCCATTGGTAGTCCACGTGCACGTGTTTTCCGCAGTAAAACCGTGTTGTGTAACTCTTTCCAGCAAAGTAACAATCCGCCATTACAAAGGTCGTCCTCCTTGATCCAGTTAACGAGTCAGAACTCTTCTCCCAATCAGCAGAGAGCCCCGCAGGTCATTGGGGTCATGCAGAGTCAGAACAGCAGCGCGGGCAACCGGGGACCCCGGCCGTTGGAGCAGGTCACTTGCTACAAGGTGagtccctggggtgggggtggggtcattGGGGGACAGGGCAGGGTCTTCAGTGAGTGGTCATTCCCTCACTCCTCGATGTGTGGTTATTGTTGAACATTAAGAAGATGCCATTGCCG
This region includes:
- the Cpsf4 gene encoding cleavage and polyadenylation specificity factor subunit 4 isoform X1; amino-acid sequence: MQEIIASVDHIKFDLEIAVEQQLGAQPLPFPGMDKSGAAVCEFFLKAACGKGGMCPFRHISGEKTVVCKHWLRGLCKKGDQCEFLHEYDMTKMPECYFYSKFGECSNKECPFLHIDPESKIKDCPWYDRGFCKHGPLCRHRHTRRVICVNYLVGFCPEGPSCKFMHPRFELPMGTTEQPPLPQQTQPPAKQSNNPPLQRSSSLIQLTSQNSSPNQQRAPQVIGVMQSQNSSAGNRGPRPLEQVTCYKCGEKGHYANRCTKGHLAFLSGQ